Proteins encoded in a region of the Flavobacterium sp. PMTSA4 genome:
- a CDS encoding glycine--tRNA ligase, with protein MAKQEDLFKNVVSHAKEYGFIFPSSEIYDGLSAVYDYAQNGVELKKNIREYWWKAMVQMHENIVGLDAAILMHPTTWKASGHVDAFNDPLIDNKDSKKRYRADVLIEDYAEKLNLKAKKEIEKARERFGDAFDEEQYKTTNPRVMEYLSRERQILERMGKSLGNGDLEDVKNLIDELEIACPESGSRNWTDVKQFNLMFGTKLGASAENAMDLYLRPETAQGIFVNFLNVQKTGRMKVPFGIAQTGKAFRNEIVARQFIFRMREFEQMEMQFFVKPGEEMKWYDYWKETRLKWHLSLGLGKENYRFHDHEKLAHYANAAADIEFNFPFGFKELEGIHSRTDFDLKAHEQYSGKKLQYFDTETNSNYVPYVVETSVGLDRMFLAVFATALQEETLEDGSTRTVLRLPSVLAPTKAAVLPLVKKDGLPEVAKNIIDDLKWDFNVSYDEKDAVGRRYRRQDALGTPFCITVDHQTLEDETVTIRHRDSMQQDRVKISELRNIISNEVSMRNWLMKM; from the coding sequence ATGGCAAAACAAGAAGATTTATTTAAAAATGTAGTTTCGCACGCAAAAGAATACGGATTCATTTTTCCGTCAAGCGAAATATACGATGGGTTAAGCGCAGTTTACGATTATGCCCAAAACGGAGTAGAATTAAAGAAAAACATTCGCGAATACTGGTGGAAAGCAATGGTGCAAATGCACGAAAACATTGTTGGTTTAGACGCAGCAATCCTTATGCATCCAACCACATGGAAAGCTTCTGGTCACGTCGATGCGTTTAACGATCCATTAATTGACAATAAAGACAGCAAAAAAAGATACAGAGCCGACGTTTTAATTGAGGATTATGCCGAAAAATTAAACCTGAAAGCTAAAAAAGAAATCGAAAAAGCACGCGAACGTTTCGGTGATGCTTTTGACGAAGAACAATACAAAACTACCAATCCACGTGTGATGGAATATCTTTCAAGAGAAAGACAAATCCTAGAACGTATGGGTAAATCATTAGGAAATGGTGATTTAGAAGATGTAAAAAACCTTATCGACGAATTAGAAATTGCTTGTCCTGAATCGGGTTCAAGAAATTGGACCGATGTGAAGCAATTCAATCTAATGTTCGGAACAAAATTGGGTGCATCAGCTGAAAACGCGATGGATTTATACCTGCGTCCAGAAACGGCTCAAGGAATTTTTGTGAATTTCTTAAACGTTCAAAAGACTGGTAGAATGAAAGTTCCTTTCGGAATTGCTCAAACTGGAAAAGCGTTCAGAAATGAAATCGTTGCACGCCAATTTATTTTCCGCATGCGTGAATTCGAACAAATGGAAATGCAATTCTTCGTAAAACCAGGCGAAGAAATGAAATGGTACGATTACTGGAAAGAAACTCGTTTAAAATGGCATCTTTCTTTAGGTTTAGGAAAAGAAAATTATCGTTTTCACGACCATGAAAAATTAGCACATTATGCAAACGCTGCTGCCGATATCGAATTCAATTTCCCATTTGGATTTAAAGAATTGGAAGGAATTCATTCAAGAACCGATTTCGATTTAAAAGCACACGAACAATATTCTGGTAAAAAACTACAATATTTTGATACCGAAACCAATTCAAATTATGTTCCATACGTTGTGGAAACATCCGTTGGATTGGATAGAATGTTCTTAGCCGTTTTTGCAACCGCTTTACAAGAAGAAACTCTAGAAGATGGAAGCACAAGAACTGTCCTTCGTTTGCCATCCGTTTTAGCACCAACAAAAGCTGCCGTTCTTCCATTAGTGAAAAAAGATGGATTACCTGAAGTTGCTAAAAACATAATTGATGACTTAAAATGGGATTTCAATGTTTCTTATGATGAAAAAGACGCTGTAGGTAGAAGATACAGACGTCAAGATGCCCTTGGAACACCATTTTGCATTACTGTTGACCATCAAACTTTAGAAGACGAAACCGTAACTATTCGTCATAGAGATTCAATGCAACAAGACCGAGTAAAAATTTCTGAATTAAGAAATATTATTTCAAATGAAGTGTCAATGCGCAATTGGTTAATGAAAATGTAG